The following are from one region of the Aquirufa lenticrescens genome:
- a CDS encoding DUF6728 family protein, translated as MSRLREQFKVGEVFTYFIRVFQKPKPGAPANFNIRAMHTINKISILMFIVCLIVMTYRAFIR; from the coding sequence ATGAGCAGATTAAGAGAACAGTTTAAGGTGGGTGAAGTTTTTACGTATTTTATTCGTGTCTTCCAAAAACCCAAACCAGGCGCTCCCGCGAATTTTAATATCCGTGCGATGCACACGATTAACAAGATTTCGATCTTGATGTTTATCGTTTGTTTGATTGTAATGACCTACCGCGCGTTTATTCGTTAG
- a CDS encoding sugar MFS transporter, whose translation MNQSKNVNGPLLIIGILFFVFGFVTWVNSVLIAFFKDAFQLNNFDSLLVTFAFFISYFVMAIPSSWVLAKTGFKKGMSLGLLAMAVGTLLFIPAAQMANYPMFLFGLFVIGTGLALLQTASNPYVTILGPAESAAQRISVMGICNKVAGILSQFIFGGLFLSSAVGGSEKLAIVIMPYGIMTAVLVVLAVWVWFSSLPEVEAEESVVEAGNAKSSVWAYPSLVLGLVAFFLYVGVEVIAGDTIINYGVSQGFSQDVAKSFTTYTLYGMLAGYVIGIFFIPKYLSQQKALNYSAILGVLFSIGALTLSGFMSVLCLALLGLANALMWPALWPLAINGLGKFTKIGSALIIMMISGGALMPLLYGKIADQIGNTQTAYVILIPCYIFIYYYATIGHKKSSWK comes from the coding sequence ATGAACCAATCTAAAAACGTAAACGGACCTCTATTAATAATCGGTATTCTCTTCTTTGTCTTTGGTTTTGTGACCTGGGTTAATTCGGTTTTAATTGCCTTCTTTAAGGATGCTTTTCAGTTAAATAACTTCGACTCGCTCTTGGTTACCTTCGCTTTCTTTATCTCTTATTTCGTGATGGCGATTCCGTCTTCCTGGGTTTTAGCAAAAACAGGTTTTAAAAAAGGGATGTCGCTTGGATTATTAGCCATGGCTGTGGGAACCTTATTATTTATTCCAGCCGCTCAAATGGCCAATTATCCGATGTTCTTGTTCGGTTTATTCGTGATAGGAACTGGGCTTGCACTCTTGCAGACGGCTTCAAACCCTTACGTAACAATTCTAGGACCTGCAGAATCTGCTGCTCAAAGAATCTCAGTTATGGGGATTTGCAATAAGGTGGCGGGTATTTTGAGTCAGTTCATTTTTGGTGGATTGTTTCTTTCAAGCGCTGTGGGTGGATCTGAAAAATTAGCGATTGTGATTATGCCTTATGGTATAATGACCGCGGTTTTAGTAGTGTTAGCGGTTTGGGTGTGGTTCTCCTCTTTGCCTGAGGTGGAAGCGGAGGAATCTGTGGTGGAAGCCGGAAATGCAAAGTCAAGTGTTTGGGCCTACCCTAGTCTAGTTTTAGGCTTGGTAGCTTTCTTTTTATATGTAGGTGTTGAAGTGATTGCTGGTGATACGATTATTAATTACGGAGTTTCTCAAGGATTTAGTCAGGATGTTGCCAAAAGCTTCACGACCTATACTTTATATGGAATGTTAGCGGGCTATGTAATAGGTATCTTCTTTATTCCCAAATACTTAAGTCAACAAAAGGCTCTAAACTATTCCGCTATTTTAGGGGTATTGTTCTCAATAGGTGCTTTAACTCTTTCAGGTTTTATGTCTGTTTTGTGTTTAGCTCTTTTAGGCCTAGCGAACGCATTAATGTGGCCAGCTTTGTGGCCTTTAGCCATCAATGGTCTAGGTAAATTCACAAAAATAGGGTCAGCTTTAATCATCATGATGATTTCTGGAGGAGCTTTGATGCCATTATTGTATGGAAAGATCGCAGATCAAATCGGTAATACGCAGACAGCCTACGTTATATTGATTCCTTGCTATATTTTTATCTATTATTACGCAACAATTGGGCATAAAAAGAGTTCTTGGAAGTAG
- the ispG gene encoding (E)-4-hydroxy-3-methylbut-2-enyl-diphosphate synthase codes for MDPLIADGNQYASSLYAYERRSTIPVQIGDLYLGSDFPIRIQSMTTVDTMDTLGSIEQSIRMIDAGCELVRITAPSVKEAQNLENIRKGLRERGYTTPLVADIHFTPNAAELAARIVEKVRINPGNYADKKRFETIDYTDASYASELDRIRDKFLPLVKICKEYGTAMRIGTNHGSLSDRILSRYGDTPHGMVESALEFLRICEDENYFNIVLSMKSSNTQVMVEAYRLLSKKLKDGGFKAYPMHLGVTEAGDGEDGRIKSAVGIGTLLEDGLGDTIRVSLTEDPEFEIPVAQDLVRRYDTRATSLDPISLFSGDSVTFDSPIHPFAYSRRKTSEIFSIGGHQVPRVIADFSTRSNITIADLKAIGHFYLPEPDKWAMNDLGADFIYTGQQSLDFMLPNGLRQIQDASVWTPSEYVYPLFDYAAYQNATNKHTTLNFVQVDAAELTAGADVFDSTCVILLSSTNAHQMPAIRRAFFHLIEKGMTNPVIIHLNYTSVSDDQFQLFAPTDGGALFIDGLGDGLMLSLKHSKNKEALCNSTNFGTLQASRMRISKTEYISCPSCGRTLFDLQETTAMIRQKTDHLKGIKIGIMGCIVNGPGEMADADYGYVGIGKDKIALYKGQEVVKKSVPAVSAVDELITLIKENGDWREPSVND; via the coding sequence ATAGATCCCTTAATCGCTGATGGAAATCAGTATGCCTCATCGCTTTATGCGTATGAGAGACGCAGCACGATTCCAGTACAAATAGGTGACCTCTATTTAGGATCAGACTTTCCTATTCGGATTCAGTCGATGACTACGGTGGATACGATGGATACGTTGGGATCCATTGAGCAATCCATTCGAATGATCGATGCAGGTTGTGAATTAGTTCGCATTACGGCTCCATCTGTAAAAGAGGCCCAAAATCTCGAGAATATTCGTAAAGGATTGCGCGAACGTGGATATACCACGCCTTTAGTTGCTGACATTCACTTCACACCAAATGCAGCTGAATTAGCGGCCAGAATCGTGGAGAAAGTCCGCATTAATCCAGGTAATTATGCGGACAAAAAGCGCTTTGAAACAATTGATTATACCGATGCTTCTTATGCATCAGAACTAGACCGTATTCGGGATAAATTCCTTCCATTGGTTAAAATTTGTAAGGAATATGGAACTGCGATGCGTATTGGGACAAACCACGGTTCGCTTTCAGATCGCATACTAAGTCGTTACGGGGATACGCCTCATGGAATGGTTGAATCTGCTTTGGAATTCTTACGCATATGTGAGGATGAAAACTATTTCAACATCGTTCTTTCGATGAAATCGTCGAATACTCAGGTGATGGTGGAAGCCTATCGCTTATTGAGTAAAAAGTTGAAGGATGGCGGATTTAAGGCCTATCCAATGCACTTAGGGGTAACTGAAGCCGGTGATGGTGAAGATGGCCGTATTAAATCGGCTGTGGGTATAGGTACTTTATTAGAAGATGGATTAGGAGATACTATACGCGTTTCATTGACTGAAGATCCGGAATTTGAGATTCCAGTGGCACAAGACTTAGTCCGTCGGTATGATACGCGAGCAACGTCTCTGGATCCTATATCCCTATTTTCTGGCGATTCTGTAACTTTTGACTCCCCTATTCATCCTTTTGCGTATTCGCGAAGAAAGACTTCAGAAATTTTTTCGATTGGTGGACACCAAGTGCCTCGCGTAATCGCTGATTTCTCAACAAGGTCTAACATAACGATTGCCGATCTGAAGGCCATAGGCCATTTCTATTTGCCTGAACCGGATAAATGGGCGATGAATGATTTAGGAGCTGATTTTATTTATACAGGCCAGCAGTCACTCGATTTTATGTTGCCTAATGGCTTACGTCAAATTCAGGATGCTTCGGTTTGGACTCCTTCAGAATACGTTTATCCATTATTTGATTATGCAGCCTATCAAAATGCGACGAATAAGCACACCACATTGAATTTCGTTCAAGTGGACGCTGCAGAATTAACGGCAGGTGCTGATGTGTTTGATTCTACTTGCGTCATTCTTTTAAGTTCTACTAATGCGCATCAGATGCCGGCTATTCGCCGTGCCTTCTTCCATTTGATCGAAAAGGGTATGACGAATCCAGTCATTATTCATTTAAATTATACTTCTGTTTCTGATGATCAATTCCAATTGTTCGCTCCAACGGATGGAGGAGCCTTGTTTATTGATGGTTTAGGGGATGGATTAATGTTAAGTTTGAAACACTCGAAGAATAAAGAAGCGTTGTGTAATTCGACGAATTTTGGGACACTTCAAGCGAGTAGGATGCGAATTTCTAAAACGGAATATATTTCTTGTCCGTCTTGTGGTCGCACCTTATTTGACTTGCAAGAAACGACGGCAATGATTCGCCAAAAAACAGATCACCTAAAAGGCATCAAGATTGGAATTATGGGTTGCATCGTGAATGGCCCGGGAGAAATGGCGGATGCAGATTATGGATATGTAGGGATTGGAAAAGATAAAATTGCGCTCTATAAAGGGCAAGAAGTAGTGAAAAAGTCAGTTCCTGCCGTTTCTGCGGTGGATGAATTGATCACCTTAATAAAAGAAAATGGGGACTGGCGTGAGCCGTCTGTAAACGACTAG